The following proteins are co-located in the Carassius gibelio isolate Cgi1373 ecotype wild population from Czech Republic chromosome A21, carGib1.2-hapl.c, whole genome shotgun sequence genome:
- the LOC127941668 gene encoding volume-regulated anion channel subunit LRRC8A — translation MIPITELRYFVDTQPAYRILKPWWDVFTDYISIVMLMIAVFGGTLQVTQDKMICLPCKWVVNQTCEHLNISVALNAEPKGIQYDLDRHQYNYVDAVCYENKLHWFAKYFPYLVLLHTLIFLACSNFWFKFPRTSSKLEHFVSILLKCFDSPWTTRALSETVVEESDPKPAGKINGSIDKKTSSISDKDVEASVPMLQRTKSRIEQGIVDRSETGVLDKKEGEQAKALFEKVKKFRIHVEEGDIVHRLYIRQIIIKVFQFLIIICYTMYYVHHIKFSVPCTVDIERLTGYRTYHCAHPLATLFKILACFYISLVVVYGLICMYTLYWIISRSLKRYSFESIREESRYSDIPDVKNDFAFMLHMIDQYDPLYSKRFAVFLSEVSENKLRQLNLNNEWTLEKLRQRITKNSQEKLELHLFMLSGIPDTVFDLVELEVLKLELIPDVTIPPIIAQLCNLREMWLYHTPARIEAPALAFLRENLKSLHIKFTDIKEIPLWIYSLKNLGELHLTGNLSADNNRFIIIDGLRELKRLKVLRLKSNLTKLPQVVTDVGVHLQKLSINNEGTKLMVLNSLKKMVNLTELELVRCDLERIPHSIFSLHNLQEIDLKDNNLKTIEEIISFQHLHRLVCLKLWYNQIAYIPIQIGTLANLERLYLNRNKIEKIPSQLFFCRTLRYLDLSHNNLTSIPADIGFLQNLQYFAVTANRIEALPPELFQCKKLRTLNLGNNCLTVLPSRFGELTGLMQLELRGNRLEGLPVELSECRLLKRSGLIVEEDLFNTLPPEFKEQLWRADKEQA, via the exons ATGATTCCCATCACTGAGTTGCGATACTTTGTTGATACACAGCCTGCGTATCGCATTCTGAAACCATGGTGGGACGTGTTCACAGACTACATCTCCATCGTCATGCTGATGATCGCGGTGTTCGGCGGCACGCTGCAGGTCACGCAGGACAAAATGATCTGCCTGCCGTGCAAATGGGTCGTGAACCAGACCTGCGAACACCTCAACATCAGCGTGGCGCTCAACGCCGAGCCCAAGGGCATCCAGTACGACCTCGACAGACACCAGTACAACTACGTAGACGCCGTGTGTTACGAGAACAAGCTGCACTGGTTCGCAAAGTACTTCCCGTATCTGGTGCTGCTGCACACGCTCATCTTTCTAGCTTGTAGTAACTTCTGGTTTAAGTTTCCACGGACCAGTTCCAAGCTGGAGCATTTCGTGTCGATCCTGCTGAAGTGTTTCGACTCGCCGTGGACGACGCGCGCGCTTTCTGAGACCGTGGTGGAGGAGAGCGACCCCAAGCCGGCGGGGAAGATAAACGGCTCGATAGATAAGAAAACCTCCAGCATCAGCGACAAGGATGTGGAGGCAAGCGTTCCCATGCTGCAGAGGACCAAGTCCCGGATCGAGCAGGGCATCGTAGACCGCTCGGAGACGGGCGTCTTGGATAAGAAGGAAGGAGAGCAGGCCAAAGCACTGTttgagaag GTGAAGAAGTTTCGTATTCATGTGGAGGAGGGCGACATCGTTCACCGTCTTTACATCCGTCAAATCATCATCAAAGTCTTCCAGTTCCTGATCATCATCTGCTACACCATGTACTACGTCCACCACATCAAGTTCAGCGTGCCGTGCACCGTGGACATCGAACGGCTGACCGGTTATCGCACGTACCACTGCGCACATCCTCTGGCCACGCTCTTTAAGATCCTGGCCTGCTTCTACATCAGCCTGGTGGTGGTCTACGGCCTCATCTGCATGTACACGCTCTACTGGATCATCAGCCGCTCGCTAAAGCGATACTCCTTCGAGTCCATCCGCGAGGAGAGCCGCTACAGCGACATCCCCGACGTCAAGAACGACTTCGCCTTCATGCTGCACATGATCGACCAGTACGACCCGCTGTACTCCAAACGCTTCGCCGTCTTCCTGTCGGAGGTCAGCGAGAACAAACTGCGACAGCTGAACCTGAATAACGAATGGACTCTGGAGAAACTCCGACAGAGGATAACCAAAAACTCGCAAGAGAAGCTGGAGCTGCACCTGTTCATGCTGAGCGGGATCCCAGACACGGTGTTCGACCTGGTGGAGCTGGAG GTGCTGAAATTGGAGCTGATCCCTGATGTTACGATCCCGCCTATAATCGCACAGCTGTGTAACCTGAGGGAGATGTGGCTTTACCACACGCCGGCCAGAATCGAGGCTCCTGCTCTGGCCTTCCTTCGCGAGAACCTCAAATCACTACACATAAAGTTCACAGACATTAAGGAGATCCCACTGTGGATCTACAGCCTTAAGAACCTCGGCGAGCTTCATCTGACCGGAAACCTCAGCGCGGATAACAACCGGTTCATCATCATCGACGGCCTGCGGGAGCTCAAGAGACTCAAGGTCCTGCGGCTGAAGAGCAACCTCACTAAACTGCCTCAG GTGGTGACGGATGTTGGGGTTCACTTGCAGAAGCTCTCCATCAATAACGAAGGCACCAAACTGATGGTTCTGAACAGTCTGAAGAAGATGGTGAACCTGACGGAGCTGGAGCTGGTGCGCTGTGATCTAGAGCGGATCCCACACTCCATATTCAGCCTGCACAACCTACAG GAGATCGATCTAAAGGACAACAACTTGAAGACCATCGAGGAGATCATCAGCTTCCAGCATCTCCACAGACTGGTGTGCCTCAAGCTCTGGTACAACCAGATCGCCTACATCCCCATCCAGATCGGCACTCTCGCCAACCTGGAGCGCCTCTACCTGAACAGGAACAAGATCGAGAAGATTCCTTCCCAGCTCTTCTTCTGCAGGACGCTGCGTTATCTGGACCTCAGCCACAACAACCTGACCAGCATCCCTGCGGACATCGGCTTCCTGCAGAACCTGCAGTACTTCGCCGTGACGGCTAACAGA ATCGAGGCGCTGCCACCCGAGTTGTTCCAGTGTAAGAAGCTGCGGACGCTGAATCTGGGAAATAACTGCCTTACGGTGCTGCCGTCACGTTTCGGAGAGTTAACCGGCCTCATGCAGCTGGAGCTGCGCGGGAACCGGCTGGAGGGATTACCGGTGGAGCTCTCCGAATGTCGCCTTCTCAAGCGCTCCGGGCTGATCGTAGAAGAGGACCTCTTCAACACCCTGCCGCCGGAGTTCAAGGAGCAGCTGTGGAGAGCTGATAAAGAACAAGCTTGA